GTATTTAGGCTAGAATATTTCCATATACAAACTTCCTGATCAGGATTATATAGTTTTTGAAATGGGAAATtctatgaaattaatttatagcATTGTCTACACATACCgaactttgcatatataagtaCATAGAGATATGTGCTCTATGTTTGTTTACAAATCGTGAACCGTGAATAGTTCGCTTCGATATGTGAATGTTGTATACATTGTGTATTCCGTGTTACTATCAAATAACTCAACTTTTAAGCTGCACCTTGATAAAGCAAAGTCTGCTTATCTCTCAACAGTTTTGTATgcgtatttataaatatataaatatatttatttataaataacagTTGCGTCCAGTACAATTGGGAACGAAATTGAGAATTTCTTGTCaccatttgcatttatttttgtttattttttattattattttgtttattttttcaactGTAATTTGAGTCTCTTTCGTTCGCATAGATTCAGTCAAATGTGCCAAACAGAATTAATACGGTTCATTTGTGTTTTTCGttcactttttgttgttgattttttattttttgtttcggtatttaaagtatttaatgTCGCAAATTACCAGGAAACTCGTAATAAATGTGCGTGGAATGTTTGTTTCTGTGGAATTTGTCATCCATATAAtcacaattataatttattttttattttacgcTGGTCAATTGCATTTAGATCAGAAAGCCCTATTGAACTAGTTCAATCGCACGGCTAGTTCGTGAATATATATgcagccagtgttgccaactgccgatttcaaagaatttaaatgaatgcaacattttaaaaatgcCTTGCAATTCAAGAAAAATAGCTAAGTTTGTTTACAAATCTCTCATATGTTATAGACTTATTCAATTGGGAACCACGCTTGAACTGGTTCACAAATGCTACTATGGGGTTTGAGGGGCGTCGAGTTCGTTCAAATGAACCAGTTCacttaatacatatattaataagTATGTTATTCATGATTAATaactaaattatttatatattcttattattcaaattattttccaTGAATAATATCCAAATTGTTCAATTATTTGAATCGATATATTTCTTGAGGCCTTAGTCAATTTATAGATATTATGAAATACTTAAACATAGTTTCATAGATcaagatttatttaaaatgctgtTTTTGACGAACTTTCCATTATTTGAATTTCGAGCTAAATGGCATCGAAGcgtgcacatacatatatttaaattgtaaataatacTCTTATTTAATTGAACTCAGCTTTCAATTGATATCTGCTTGTCCAGCCCTGTTTTGTCCAGCCCTGTTGCTATTGCGTGCCTCTCTCCACCCACTCTCTTGTTCTCTTGCAGCGaccgctccctctctctctctctctctctctctctttgtctctccTTCGCTTCCGAGGGGCGTTTTTTGTGCCGGTTGCCAACCGCCAACGCCGCCTCCTCTCATCCTCCGCATCCGTTCGACCGCATCGGGCTTATCAACATTTCTGCTTTATTTGGCTGCTCAGTGGAGTGGGTGGTGGCTGCAGCTGTTAGGGTGGGAGGGGGGTGGCGTGCTACTTAGttgtgtttaaatatttgtcgcTCATTGTTTATTCATCTAAATGCTTTCAAATAATTGCTTTGTTGCGGCTAATTACTCATAGATTCTGCCACAGCTGCTCGAGCACGCCCCTTGCTGAATCCATGGCCGCCCCCTTCCCTAACCctgtcagctgcagctgttgggCCGCGGCCCACTTGGTGGGCGCATTGTTGCACAGACTGCCATTGCAGCGCACACAGTAGGGATCATTGGCGCTGCATTCGGGCACCTCGTCCGCACAGCCCCGCACCGTGTAGACCAACTGCAGCCGGTTGATTATCGTGCTGACGCACAGCTCGGTCGgcctgctgcagttgctcaaTGTCATCGCGTTGGGCTGCTCCATGGCGGCGCAGTCGTCGCCCTGCTCCTGCGAATTGCAGCGATAGCAACTGCGCACGGACCAACGATTGCAACCGTCGCCGCTGCGGCACAGCTGGCATGCCTCACCTGTCCCGGCCACGAAATTCGCATCGGCGCAGCCGCGACGCAGCAGCGTATCTGCggaagtaaaaaaaaatataatcaaattgTTTACAAAGTTTGTGCAACAATTGGGTTAAGCAGCTCACATTCAAGTGTGCTAAGAAAATGACGATCTGGCAGCACCGCAAGCTGATGTGTGTGTTAAGTTGGCTGCAGCTGGTTTATTTTGTGAAATAAAACTGAGTTGAGAGCTCATTAAGCATTGAATATAGTGTATTGGTTAAGCTGAAAAGCTTAAACAAACGAAAGACATAAACTATTTGGTTCACACATGGAACTAGTTCATTTAACTATAACTCATTTGGCTTAATGTCAACTAGAAGAGTGTGTTTTCATCTGACAACTTGTTAAATAGAAAAGCTCGAAGAATGgaaagaaaaaacagtttGGTTCACCATGTGAACTAGTTCATTTTACTTGAACTAATTTAACTTGACAGCGATTAGAATAATGTTACTCAACTTGACAATTTGTTAGCTCAATAAGCTTAAAGGAAGTACAAAACAGTTTGCTTCATATTTGGAACTAGTTCATTGAACTTTAACTCATTCATATAAGGAGCTACTAAAGGAATCTATCTTAACTTGACAATTTGCTAACTTGATAAGCTCAAAAACAATTTGGTTCACAGTTGGAACTAGTTCAATTAACTGATTCAGCGACTGTACCAGCGCCGGACTCACCCTAACCTTGCTCGCACGAATAACAGGCAGTGGTGCCCGCAGCACACGGCTCAGTCTTAAGGGCGTGTCCAGTGCGGCAATTGGGATCGCTGGTGGAATTGCAGGTGGCACAGGCAATATCCAGGCACTGGGCATTGCAATTGTCGCCATAGCATTGTTGCAGCTCGCCGGTGGGAAAGAAGCCCATCGTGGTGGAGCAGCCGCGCTGCAGCACCTCCGTTTGGGTGTTGCGATGCGTATAGCAGCGTTCCCGATGACCGAGCATCACCTTGTTGACGCACTGCGTCACCGTCGCATTGCTTAGCGCACAACTGTCCGCCACGGCGGGCACCTGTTCGCGTTGGCAGTCCGCATTCGGCGCCAGACGATTCGACGTGCACTGCAGACAGCGGCTCTCGGTGACGGTGCGTTCCGCATTGCAGCCATTGTAGTTGCACTTGAGGCACACGTGCGGGCAGCCAGCGGGCAGATTCGTGTGCTCGCAGCCGCGTTGCGTGTTGTCCAAGTGCACAATGTTCGTATAGCAGCGATCCTCTGCACTGTAAACGGGACATGGCAGCAACAGTTCCGGCCGCCCGCTCACATCGATGCAGGCCGCGCCGCTGCACTGATAGCAGCGCAATCGATCCGTCGGATAGACATGCCGATTGCACAGGCTGCTCGTGCAGCGATCGCAGGGCTCCGCGCAGTAGCCATTGGGATAGAGGCGTCGCAGGCAGCCGCGTCTCGTGACGCCCGCCGCAATTGATGTGACGCACTCGTCGTTCGCTTGACTGCACTCCTCCACCTCCAGCTGTTGGCCCGGCCGGGTGGCGCATTCGGCATCCTCGGCCGAGTCGCAGGCATAGCATTCGAGGCCAGCGCAGCcaaggagcagctgcagcagcagcatcaaacCGGCCAGCAATTGCCAGCAATTGGAGCACTTCATCTTCTCGCGACGTTGGCAACTTTTCAACTGGCCGACATCGGCGACAAAGAACTCTGACAAAGAACTGACTTTTAGCTAAGCTTCGCTGGCAGATTAGATTAGGCCAAGTGGATTGTCCAAAAGTTGTCATTGTTCCTTTGTTTGCTTGGATTTCATTTATGCATTCGCCTATCTGACCGATCGGACTGATATAGACAACGCTGTTCATCAAAACAATTCAATAGTCTGGCTGCCAAGCTGTCTCAACGTGGAGATACCCTACTTTGTCTGCTTCTCTATGAAATTCCGTCAATCTCGAAAGGTACACTCTCCCTGAAATTTCTtctgaaagatacttgatatatatatatatatatataggatattccagaagctacatgtcaaatttggtgaCCAGAGCTCTGATAACATAAGAAATGAGATAAACATAATTtggatatcgatttttatcgattgctcgagcaagttatcggttatcgcttatcggaaacaaactcagaGCATTCACAAGTTCAAATTCAAGTCTATTGATTGATTCGACTATCGATCCAGatcaaaaacatatatatatattttctttatggggtcggagatgctttaaaaaaaactatatgcttttaaaaaaaataaaaataataatttaaataaataaaataactggcaaaaaatataaattaatattcgtattaaataagttaataaaaactaaataaaatatatttagaaaataaaaattcgaGAAATGTTAagtaaaaagcttttaaatggataatatgtgtgtgttgttgtgtgtgtgtgttgcatgtgtgtgttgcatgtgtgttgtgtgtgtgtgtatgtgtgttgtagtgtgtgtgtgttgcatgtgtgttgtgtgtgtgacatTCAACATTGCACTTGGTTTTTGCTGAGCTTCTGCTTTTTCCGCTGCTTccgcctctgctgctgccgctgctgcttctgtgtaattgttgttgttgttgttgctgttgctgttgctgctgcacttgcCACTTAGCATTGCATTGTTTGAAAGTgggcgtatgtgtgtgtattgtgggTGATTGTGAGTGGGTTGGGGTGTCTGCAATGCAATCAATGAGGATTATGaactattttcatttcttGTTGTTCGACGTGTGGCTCGTTAAAACATTTACGACAACAATGCCAGCAGCAACCagcaaccaacaacaatagcaacaacaacaacaacattgctTTAACTATTCTGGCCCagcggcaataacaacaacaagaagaacgtTCAACACTAAAATCCACATCTAATAGTTTGGCTTTAGGGTTGAATCTAACCGACAATATTTTCGTTCTTCTTCTGGCCAAACTATAAAAGTCAAGAGTGCTCCGGTCGGGTTTGCTCGACTAGCAAAATACCCTAAGCCAAAGAGCGCTTTGCTTTCTCCTTCACTCGCCCCACACTTTGCAAATGCCAAAACTTCGGCGCTTgaagtccgatctttatacaATTTGCAGTGCTTGAATATAGCATATTCTTAAGCATTTACCATTTCTATATAAGAAGTATTCAAATAATTCTATATATGgggaatatacatatatatatgaaatttacGACCTTCTATGTATCTAGATCTTAAAGTTTTCGAGCTGTGCTAAAGAGAAGAGCGTGCCTCAAGAatcgattgttatcgatataaaGAAAGCAGCAGGCATATCTATAAAAAgaagttttaaaaaaaattaggCATTTGACTtagcgaaatatatatatgtatatagaattTCAAATATAGTTAAAGCTAGTTAAACCTGGCATAGCTGGGCTTTGTGGGCTCGTGGCTGACTTCTGCCTTCCGCCtgttcattttatatataccctCGCTGGCCGCATTGAATggcttcagggtataaaaactttaTGCACTCTGAGGGTTGCCCACGGCTGGCGCTTAACTGGCTTAACTGGCTTAaagttgtttaatttgtttgcctgtgtcAGCAATcattgttgctcttgctccATGGAAGAGTTGTGTAAGAGTTACTTAAAAGTTAACGGCTTATCGATTATAAACTGATTTTGGCGCTTCgattattctttttattataatgCATTTACGATGTGCGGGCAGTGGGAATTGTGTgctttgaaccagcgacctgCTTTTAGAGCTATTGGAAACGCGGAAAGAGTTACTTAAAAGTTAAGTAAATTGTTTAAGCTGTTcgcttataattattattatgctttAAGGAAGTGTAAGAAGTGTACACTGAAAAAAATGATTCCATGGTTTGGTTTGTgctttgaaccagcgacctgCCTTTAGTTTCAATACGTGAACTTTTTCAAGCGCTGAAAGAATTACTTGAAATGCCATCGATTATTTAACGATTTAAGGTCTTCGCttatttttgtgcatttgAGAAGTGTAGTAAGTAGAATACACTGAGAAAAACCAGGTAGTTTGTTATGTGCTTTGAACTAGCGACCTGCCTTTAGATTCAAAACGTGAACTAGTTTTCTTTCGCATTATTAAAGATGAGCATTTACCAAATATGTTCAGAGAAGAGCAATGATTGGGTCTGCGTCTTGGCTCAAAAGCAAACCCCTTTTCTGGGGAAAATATGATTTGGTTCGAGTTTCGGTTCGATTGGATAACTTGTATAACTGGTTTGTTTGAAGGTTTGAGTCATGGTAGAAAGTGAACCGGTTCGTTTCAAACTTTGTCTTGCAGCCCTGagaacaaaatttaaatacttttatattatattctagtatttaatttgtgtttaCTTTGAATACCTGACAGATCTGTAAGTGTATTGACTTCTCAAGCAATTTCTATATTTTGTTGTCGCgtttcatttgaatttatttaatgttgcCACAAAATTTGTGCTTGTGGTTGTGTTCTGTTCATGTTCTGTTGTTATTCCATGTTCCAAATtattgtcgctgttgttgttgttgttgttgttgctctgtgGCATATGCCCCAGAATAATCAATAGATTTGCGTCACTGGATGGTTGGGCAGGAAAAGTGCCAGCGCTCGCTTCGCTGCTTCTCAAGTCCGCCCACATTTTGGGCCGGGAGGGGGGGGGCTGAGTTGATGAGTTTGTGGTTTCCGGACTTGAATTTGGGGCTTTGGGTtaaggtttttcttttttggaagcatttttattttttttttcctaggAAATAGACACAATGtgcaacataaaaataaaataacaaatttgccCAAAATTACTTAATGAACTGTGTGCCAGAGGGATGGAGGGGGGCGAGTAAGATTGAGGtcaggtggcaacgctgtaGCGCATGAAGAAGAGGTCAAGAGCgaaggaggggggggggggtcgtAAGGTAAATAGAGTCGAACTCTAGAGAACTTGACCTTTTCAATACAATTGATTAGATTCTTCAATGATAAATCAAAGCTTTCAAAGTTTTAAGTTTACAATATGAATTAGGTTGTAAGCTCATTTTGACTAGCTTCaacttttggtattttttagcTCCTCAATATGATAACATTTTCCAGGAGACGACACCGCCAACCCATAAAGTACTTATATCTCTTCTTGATCGGCATCAACAAATACTTCGATAAAGTTGGATTAGTTTTTCAGTTTGGATATCAAAACGAAAGTTTTCAggtttccattttcatttagGTTTTAAGCTTTTGGTATTTGCCGGCTTTAAATGCCCTTTCCGTAGTTTTATGCTGAAGGCACCTCTAGTTTCATATGGAATACATACATCCTGTTCGTTATCTACAGACGCCTCGATATAGCCATATTTCCAACTGGTTTCTGTCTTCCTTAGGTGGAAATACTAAAAATATACTAAACATTTCCAGAAACAGTTAGCttgttaatgaaaatataCTCCGAGTCCGAGTCTCGAAAAGTAAATGCTAGAAAGTTTGGCATATAAAATAGATGTGTGCCCAAATACGCTTTGTTCGTCATGCTAAAAAGAAATACTAAAAATATACTAAACATATTCCGAGAAAGTTAAGGAACAACTTTTTGTAGAATCGCTCCAATTAAGCGCCGAGTCTCTAAATCAAAGCCAGAAACTTTGGTATATAAAATAGATGTATTTTgggtaaatttatttaaaataccaaattgtttagcttttgcttttagagggtattattTGTGGGGTATACTAGAACAAATTTTCACTTTGCACTTCATGGTTAATGGCAAACATTTcaaaaatctatatataccAAATGCACATCAACTGGTTAACTTATCTAAttctagatatatatatatttttgttgttgaaattATTTGCTCATAGATTTATTTGGTATCATGCAAAAGAATTTTGTGTTGATTGAAAATATTCGCAAATGGAAGCTATAAAATGTTGCAAACATagaataaacaataaatatttagacTGGATGCAATCAAGAGCTAGCTCtagtgcaaatatttaagcattcTTTGGAATTCAAGATACtcgatttttatttagttaagcaactaaattaaataatatcatTTAAGAGCTGGCATCCACCAGTTAAGCCAGACATAAGCCCATATCTCAGGTCGCAGCAACAAAGGCAAATACAAAGAAATTGTGGATAAAAGTAATGTCAATCAAATTTATGTACTTTAACAATGGGTCAGGCAAATTTTCCGCTCAATGGGCTCAAGTAAACAGCACACtttaatttccatttgcacACAACAGAGTATATTATTACATCTAATACCCTGTTATCGGCCGAAGCTGAGCATGTGCGAAGCAGAAGAATTCgctattgttttttatatgcgACTGCGAAATACCCTGCAACTAGCTAGTTCTACTCTTAAGAGGGGGCTACTCTTAGGGGCATAATCTGAAGGAGGTGGAGCTCAAGCTCAAGAAGTGCTCAAAGATACAACAGAATAAACCAGAATGCAAAACCCTGTTTGTTTTGGTTGGTTCGAATATATAGAACAGCTtacttttacagggtatatttatattagtgTACTTACATAGAGTATGCCCGTATAATTACGTTTTGGTCTACTTCGGCTACTTCGAGAGCGAACTGTTTTTAATCCGGGACTTGAACAAGGTGTTTaccataattaaaacaaaaaaatgtgatcataaaagaagaagaaatgatttattgcaaacaatttgttaagTCTTAAATTTTACTCTTAATAgttaagccaaaaaaaaagaagatacaTGAATGTTATGAATCCGGCTCACGAACCGAATCTAAAAGCAAAAAGAACTGGTTCGTGAACCGAACCACAGCCAACTTTGCTTGCGTGTGCAGCCCTGGCGTAAATATATGCTGAATGTGAACCAATGCaacacttaatttattttcatagtTCACTAAATGCATTTCTGGGAATcgattcgttttttttttggttttctttttaaagagTTCAAGCAGCGCCCTCTGCAGTCGAAAAGTGTTGTCGTTATCTTTTGAGCTCTTCTTTGCGCTTCTTGTCTAGTAGATGTCTTCTCTAGACGTTGGGTTGCGCTGCCTGAAACTGGTTTCGTGTCTGCGTTTTTTTGTCCTAATCTCAGCCTGCGCTTGTCtcttgcacttttatttctttacatttttattttatttttttttttgttcgcttGGGTAGCGTGATTGTGTCCATATGAAAGGCATATTAGCTTTGGTGTCGCGGCGAACAGATACTTTAAATAGTTGAACAATTGCGTTGCAAATTCAATTAGCTCTTGTTAATGTCAAAGTTAACTTAACAATCATTTAAAGCAGTTGCCTGCTGCTCATTGTTGAGCTTGCTTTGTGCATAAATttgttatatgta
This window of the Drosophila virilis strain 15010-1051.87 chromosome X, Dvir_AGI_RSII-ME, whole genome shotgun sequence genome carries:
- the LOC6633260 gene encoding uncharacterized protein, which produces MKCSNCWQLLAGLMLLLQLLLGCAGLECYACDSAEDAECATRPGQQLEVEECSQANDECVTSIAAGVTRRGCLRRLYPNGYCAEPCDRCTSSLCNRHVYPTDRLRCYQCSGAACIDVSGRPELLLPCPVYSAEDRCYTNIVHLDNTQRGCEHTNLPAGCPHVCLKCNYNGCNAERTVTESRCLQCTSNRLAPNADCQREQVPAVADSCALSNATVTQCVNKVMLGHRERCYTHRNTQTEVLQRGCSTTMGFFPTGELQQCYGDNCNAQCLDIACATCNSTSDPNCRTGHALKTEPCAAGTTACYSCEQDTLLRRGCADANFVAGTGEACQLCRSGDGCNRWSVRSCYRCNSQEQGDDCAAMEQPNAMTLSNCSRPTELCVSTIINRLQLVYTVRGCADEVPECSANDPYCVRCNGSLCNNAPTKWAAAQQLQLTGLGKGAAMDSARGVLEQLWQNL